TATTATCCAAAAATGTTACCTTAATGGATTGGACTCCACAACCAATCTTGGTTTCATAATCTGGATGAAAAGGAAGCAACTTCTCTAAAATCACATTCTCATGCTCATCACTGAGTTTATCACCAATCTTATATCTGCTCGCACAAATGTAATCAATGAAAAGGTAAACACATAACAATTTCATACATAACATATTAAGAAATAACATGAAGAaaaaataaaggcaagaatagaaaaattactcTCCGGAATGAATGATAGTTCGAACAAAGCCAACAAGAGGAACAGTCTCCTCTAAAATCCGATCTTCCCAATCCACCCATTGATCAGATTCAGACccatctttctcttcttcttctagctcttGGTGTTTCGGTTGTTCTTCTTCTTTGTAATATTTCGGCAGGGGTATCACCACGGGCTTCCTGAGTAAGCTGGGAGCATAAGAGTCATGGCTGCGAGTCACTCTGCCATCGTCAGACGACGCCGTTTTGAGGACGCAGACCAAAGGTGGTTTGTAAGAAGACGAAGAGTGAATGACCCAATTGCGTCTGAAGCCTGAATTTGGTGCTGATGAAGGGGTACTAGTGCCGGTTGCCGCCATGGCTGAAACTGATTCAGCTATTGGCAGTGAAACCCATTTGCAGAGGGGTGTGGTGCTCTCTCTGTAATGGTTTCTGATAGAGCGCAATCTTTAGTGGATAGGAAGCAACCAATGGGATTTGGCGAAACTGCTAGTTCATGTGTAATTCGGATCGCATTGGGCCTTTTTTGTGTGTCTGAGTGGGCCTAAAGTAGGTGGCCCAGCCACTTGTTCACTCCTATATCcctgcttcttttttttttaagatttttttttatagagtttaacaaaaatatgatttttaaaaaaaattacttaagaTATGAAGAATAGCATCAACATTTCTAAATCCGGAAAAATTAGACACGACATGCGCTGATGCTCTCCTCTCCGTATTCGAAAAAATTAGTGTTGTATCTGGAAAGCCAACTAGATTGGTTCAcaccttaactaaaaaaattattttttgtttttaaa
The genomic region above belongs to Humulus lupulus chromosome 1, drHumLupu1.1, whole genome shotgun sequence and contains:
- the LOC133810294 gene encoding protein DCL homolog, chloroplastic-like — its product is MAATGTSTPSSAPNSGFRRNWVIHSSSSYKPPLVCVLKTASSDDGRVTRSHDSYAPSLLRKPVVIPLPKYYKEEEQPKHQELEEEEKDGSESDQWVDWEDRILEETVPLVGFVRTIIHSGEYKIGDKLSDEHENVILEKLLPFHPDYETKIGCGVQSIKLGFHPEFKRTKCLFVVRKDGESVDFSYWKCIKGLIRKKYPLFADAFILRHFRPRRSKK